A genomic window from Streptomyces mirabilis includes:
- a CDS encoding TetR/AcrR family transcriptional regulator produces MQQKPARIRILDAAHELMLTIGLARATTKEIAKAAGCSEAALYKYFPSKEELFVNVLKERLPQLSPLLAGLAAEPGRGSLLENLTGIARQAALFYEQSFPIAASLYAETQLKRRHEESMRSMGSGPHMPIRGLDAYLRAEQDAGRVRAGVDTYAAASLLLGACAQRAFAYDSTEEGKPPPVDEFALSIARTLLGGISVADGTS; encoded by the coding sequence ATGCAGCAGAAACCGGCCCGGATCCGCATCCTCGACGCGGCGCACGAGCTCATGCTCACCATCGGCCTGGCCCGCGCCACGACCAAGGAGATCGCCAAGGCCGCGGGCTGCTCGGAGGCAGCGCTCTACAAGTACTTCCCGAGCAAGGAGGAACTGTTCGTCAACGTGCTCAAGGAACGCCTGCCCCAGCTGTCGCCGCTGCTGGCCGGCCTCGCGGCCGAGCCGGGCCGGGGCTCCCTTCTGGAGAACCTCACCGGGATCGCCCGCCAGGCGGCCCTCTTCTATGAGCAGAGTTTTCCGATCGCCGCCTCCTTGTACGCGGAGACGCAGCTCAAGCGCCGGCACGAGGAGTCGATGCGCTCCATGGGGTCGGGCCCCCACATGCCCATCCGGGGTCTCGACGCCTATCTCCGCGCCGAACAGGACGCGGGCCGGGTCCGCGCCGGGGTCGACACCTACGCGGCCGCCTCGCTCCTGCTGGGCGCCTGCGCCCAGCGCGCCTTCGCCTACGACTCCACGGAGGAGGGCAAGCCGCCGCCCGTGGACGAGTTCGCCCTGTCGATCGCCCGCACGCTGCTGGGCGGAATCTCCGTTGCGGACGGAACCTCGTGA